One segment of Papaver somniferum cultivar HN1 unplaced genomic scaffold, ASM357369v1 unplaced-scaffold_137, whole genome shotgun sequence DNA contains the following:
- the LOC113335026 gene encoding uncharacterized protein LOC113335026, producing MYRISRLLLQSRRLVHTASHNPPSEALKKTISEMRKTKNMNHRNKKNEFLVDVPESMAYLDTLKMPVVLTAVAVALFAKVLMMYDESKSQERIERKIRNAPEGQGTVRMLSPEEWEEIQEVRPRTPFESKLARPNAHLRTDEPLRLGDVKDWGIDVLTDALTRVEESVRHGAK from the exons ATGTATCGCATTAGTCGTTTATTGTTACAATCTAGAAGACTTGTACACACAGCATCTCATAATCCACCAAGtgaagcattgaagaaaacaataTCAGAAATGAGGAAAACGAAGAATATGAATCACCGTAATAAAAAGAACGAGTTTTTAGTTGATGTACCAGAATCAATGGCTTATTTAGATACACTTAAAATGCCTGTGGTTCTTACTGCTGTTGCAGTTGCTCTGTTCGCTAAAGTTCTCATGATG TATGATGAATCAAAATCTCAAGAGAGGATTGAGCGCAAAATTAGGAATGCTCCTGAAGGTCAGGGGACAGTTAGGATGCTTAGTCCTGAAGAATGGGAGGAAATCCAAGAAGTGAGGCCAAGAACTCCTTTTGAATCCAAGCTTGCTCGCCCAAATGCACACTTAAGAACAGATGAGCCACTTCGTTTG GGGGATGTTAAGGATTGGGGAATCGATGTGCTCACAGATGCACTTACTAGAGTAGAAGAAAGCGTCAGACACGGTGCCAAATAA